From Actinoplanes oblitus, a single genomic window includes:
- a CDS encoding DivIVA domain-containing protein produces MKPDFTVVLRGYDRAEVDEAIARAEQAIDSGSEFARAAARDALAAARFTVVLRGYDRVQVDQHVGRLQQILDAGPGPEPARPADLADTSFAVALRGYDRGQVDRVLAQARHALDSGDGSARAAARDALAGTSFTVVLRGYDRAEVDQAIDRARRALSQPS; encoded by the coding sequence ATGAAACCGGACTTCACCGTGGTGCTCCGCGGGTACGACCGCGCCGAGGTCGACGAGGCGATCGCGCGGGCGGAGCAGGCGATCGACTCGGGCAGCGAGTTCGCCCGGGCGGCGGCGCGCGACGCCCTCGCCGCGGCCCGGTTCACCGTCGTGCTGCGCGGCTACGACCGCGTCCAGGTCGACCAGCACGTGGGCCGGCTCCAGCAGATCCTGGACGCCGGCCCCGGCCCGGAGCCGGCCCGCCCGGCGGACCTGGCCGACACCTCGTTCGCGGTGGCGCTGCGCGGGTACGACCGCGGCCAGGTCGACAGGGTGCTCGCGCAGGCGCGGCACGCCCTCGACTCCGGCGACGGGTCCGCCCGCGCCGCGGCCCGGGACGCCCTGGCCGGCACCTCCTTCACGGTGGTGCTCCGCGGTTACGACCGGGCCGAGGTCGACCAGGCGATCGACCGGGCGCGGCGGGCGCTCAGCCAGCCCTCCTGA
- a CDS encoding DUF6582 domain-containing protein codes for MAAKKNSPLDAADREAMPDSAFAFPRLRKEPLNDARHVRNAIARFDQVRDVTDKERDEAFRRIQKAAREFGVEMTERSWRELGKPSAGRKSSGTDKSKAQLYAEARDRGVAGRSTMTKAELIRALDG; via the coding sequence ATGGCTGCCAAGAAGAACTCCCCGTTGGACGCGGCCGACCGCGAGGCGATGCCGGACAGCGCGTTCGCCTTTCCCCGGCTGCGCAAGGAACCGCTCAACGACGCCAGGCACGTACGCAACGCGATCGCCCGATTCGACCAGGTGCGCGACGTCACCGACAAGGAGCGCGACGAGGCGTTCCGGCGGATCCAGAAGGCCGCCCGCGAGTTCGGCGTGGAGATGACCGAGCGGAGCTGGCGGGAGCTGGGCAAACCGTCGGCCGGCCGGAAGTCGTCCGGGACGGACAAGTCGAAGGCTCAGCTGTACGCCGAGGCCCGCGACCGTGGCGTCGCCGGTCGCTCGACGATGACCAAGGCGGAGCTGATCCGCGCGCTGGACGGCTGA
- a CDS encoding putative acyl-CoA thioester hydrolase produces the protein MKTVLLLLATLLAAPGSPARPILSDAEAAPFTEAGYFRYAGAYENPVVDPWQPQPIRTPRHPDFRVGGSHGFADVQQAVNAAYRRGGTRRLTIAVRPGTYTGTVFIPAGTPPLTIAGEGRADRVRLAFTLDATSTPAQWARQVNATGRYAAGDPAWPMFQSCATKTTATAALCATVVWAQSTDLQFKGLTITNTLLDTVDRGTHQALALRTDADRTQLEDMRLIGRQDTFLANADDTAAIARVSVRHSYVEGDTDFVFGRAAAVFDSSEFRLVSSRKESGGVIFAPNTQPHFRYGFLVTNSRIVADAGYRAAPTGHLGRAWDQGASATGYLPGVTPNGQLVIRDSYLGPGFDTAAPWAPAATTARPFTARVDPGRDLNDVNYNRLWEYRNHGW, from the coding sequence ATGAAGACCGTGCTGTTGCTGCTGGCGACACTGCTGGCCGCTCCGGGCAGCCCCGCCCGGCCGATCCTGTCCGATGCCGAGGCCGCTCCGTTCACCGAGGCCGGCTATTTCCGGTACGCCGGGGCGTACGAGAATCCGGTCGTCGATCCGTGGCAACCGCAACCGATCCGCACACCGCGGCATCCGGATTTCCGGGTCGGCGGCAGCCACGGCTTCGCCGACGTGCAACAGGCGGTGAACGCGGCCTATCGCCGGGGCGGCACCCGGCGGCTGACCATCGCGGTCCGGCCCGGCACCTACACCGGGACGGTTTTCATTCCGGCCGGCACACCACCGCTGACCATCGCCGGTGAGGGCCGGGCGGACCGGGTGCGACTCGCGTTCACGCTGGACGCCACCAGCACCCCGGCGCAATGGGCGCGGCAGGTCAACGCGACGGGCCGTTACGCGGCGGGCGACCCGGCCTGGCCGATGTTCCAGTCCTGCGCCACCAAGACCACCGCGACCGCCGCGCTCTGCGCCACAGTGGTCTGGGCGCAGAGCACCGACCTGCAGTTCAAGGGCCTGACCATCACCAACACGCTGCTGGACACGGTGGACCGCGGCACCCATCAGGCGCTCGCGTTGCGCACCGACGCCGACCGTACCCAGCTGGAGGACATGCGGCTGATCGGCCGGCAGGACACGTTCCTGGCGAATGCCGACGACACCGCCGCGATAGCCCGCGTCTCGGTCCGGCACAGCTATGTCGAGGGCGACACCGACTTCGTCTTCGGCCGGGCCGCCGCGGTCTTCGACAGCAGCGAATTCCGCCTGGTGTCCTCGCGCAAGGAGTCCGGCGGCGTCATCTTCGCCCCTAACACCCAACCCCATTTCCGATACGGCTTCCTGGTCACGAATTCCCGCATCGTCGCCGACGCCGGTTACCGGGCGGCGCCCACCGGCCACCTCGGCCGGGCCTGGGACCAGGGCGCGAGCGCCACCGGTTACCTGCCCGGCGTCACCCCGAACGGCCAGCTCGTGATCCGCGACAGCTATCTGGGCCCCGGCTTCGACACCGCCGCGCCGTGGGCCCCGGCCGCCACCACCGCCCGCCCGTTCACCGCCCGGGTCGACCCGGGCCGCGACCTGAACGACGTCAACTACAACCGGCTCTGGGAGTACCGCAACCACGGCTGGTGA
- a CDS encoding CopG family transcriptional regulator has protein sequence MGDEEVKQFNVYLPIGLIKQVKYRAVESGMSLSALVAAALHAYLDAPRQQRQPTTEEGT, from the coding sequence GTGGGCGACGAGGAAGTCAAGCAGTTCAACGTGTACCTGCCGATCGGTTTGATCAAGCAGGTCAAGTACCGCGCCGTCGAATCGGGTATGTCGTTGTCGGCGCTGGTCGCCGCGGCGCTGCACGCGTACCTCGACGCCCCACGTCAGCAGCGACAGCCAACGACCGAGGAGGGCACCTGA
- a CDS encoding VOC family protein, with the protein MATEGIEAVFLETHNWGKAAKFFQALGYELEFSTDHNSGQLRNGDGPYVFLAEVPETQVPRTQIVLKVPDADTFRADAAVEVVTPFEDTHYGTREMTVRDPDGRLWSLQAPAKS; encoded by the coding sequence ATGGCGACCGAAGGAATCGAGGCCGTGTTCCTGGAGACCCACAACTGGGGTAAGGCGGCCAAGTTCTTCCAAGCGCTGGGCTACGAGTTGGAGTTCTCCACCGACCACAACTCCGGCCAGCTCCGTAACGGCGACGGGCCGTACGTGTTCCTTGCCGAGGTTCCCGAAACCCAGGTGCCGCGGACGCAGATCGTGCTGAAGGTGCCGGACGCGGACACGTTCCGCGCCGACGCCGCGGTCGAGGTGGTCACACCGTTCGAGGACACCCATTACGGGACTCGGGAGATGACGGTCCGCGACCCCGACGGGCGCCTGTGGAGCCTGCAGGCCCCGGCGAAAAGCTGA
- a CDS encoding class I SAM-dependent methyltransferase: protein MADDRVEAPDSTAVRTALWRAMHVQVDPPPHVLTDEIGLRLAAPGDDWRRRPDMDAQVTSAFRAAMVARSRFVEDLVVEQAGRGVTQYVILGAGLDTFAQRRPDIAGRLRIFEVDRPGPQAWKRRRLTELGYGIPDWLRMVPVDFEQDTDWRKHLSAAGLDHTQPAVFASTGVTMYLTRDATADTLGTIAGFAPGSTLAMTFLLPSELVDEADRPGLRASRDGARASGTPFVSFYTPADMVNLAREAHFSDVRHIASRTLADRYFVNRTDNLRPSSGEDFLLATT from the coding sequence ATGGCAGACGATCGAGTCGAGGCGCCGGACAGCACGGCGGTGCGGACCGCCCTGTGGCGGGCGATGCACGTCCAGGTCGACCCACCACCGCACGTCCTGACGGACGAGATCGGCCTGCGACTGGCCGCGCCCGGCGACGACTGGCGTCGCCGTCCCGACATGGACGCGCAGGTCACCAGCGCCTTCCGGGCCGCCATGGTCGCTCGTAGCCGGTTCGTCGAGGACCTGGTCGTCGAGCAGGCCGGCCGCGGTGTCACCCAGTACGTCATTCTCGGAGCCGGTCTGGACACGTTCGCCCAGCGCAGGCCCGATATCGCCGGCCGGCTGCGAATCTTCGAGGTCGATCGACCCGGCCCGCAAGCCTGGAAACGACGACGCCTGACCGAGCTCGGTTACGGCATACCCGACTGGCTGCGGATGGTCCCGGTCGACTTCGAGCAGGACACCGACTGGAGGAAACACCTGTCGGCCGCCGGGCTGGACCACACCCAGCCGGCAGTCTTCGCGTCCACCGGCGTCACCATGTACCTCACCAGGGACGCCACCGCGGACACCCTCGGCACGATCGCCGGGTTCGCGCCGGGCTCGACGCTCGCCATGACGTTCCTGCTGCCGTCCGAACTCGTCGACGAGGCCGACCGGCCTGGACTTCGGGCAAGCAGAGACGGCGCGCGGGCTTCCGGGACACCGTTCGTCAGCTTCTACACCCCAGCCGACATGGTGAACCTGGCCCGCGAAGCGCACTTCTCCGACGTCCGGCACATCGCGAGCCGTACGCTCGCCGACCGCTACTTCGTCAACCGCACCGACAACCTTCGCCCGTCAAGCGGAGAGGACTTCCTGCTGGCCACCACGTGA
- a CDS encoding YcxB family protein: MEDAGELTFQARAEPNLTAALIRRGMLPTVTVVGGAMLALAALLYQAGDPGDWATPLLVGSIVAPLFVLFTVPQQAVKRNAHKIGGPVAYRIDAVGVHIIHGFSTSTLPWSAIRAVRRARGQIMLSHGGLSGGKRRTAGIPTADLTAAEQARLLAVLRSRGEALANAPAA, translated from the coding sequence ATGGAAGACGCGGGGGAACTGACCTTTCAGGCCCGAGCGGAGCCGAATCTGACGGCGGCGCTGATACGGCGGGGCATGCTTCCAACCGTCACAGTGGTCGGGGGTGCCATGCTGGCTCTCGCCGCGCTGCTGTACCAGGCCGGTGACCCCGGTGACTGGGCGACACCGCTCCTCGTCGGCAGCATCGTCGCGCCCCTGTTCGTTCTGTTCACCGTGCCGCAGCAGGCTGTGAAGCGGAACGCCCACAAGATCGGCGGGCCGGTCGCTTACCGAATCGACGCGGTCGGTGTGCACATCATTCACGGCTTCTCCACGAGCACACTACCGTGGTCGGCGATCAGGGCCGTGCGCCGAGCGCGCGGCCAGATAATGCTCTCGCACGGCGGGCTCTCCGGCGGCAAGCGCCGAACAGCCGGCATCCCGACCGCCGATCTAACCGCGGCCGAACAGGCCCGGCTACTGGCAGTCCTACGTTCGCGCGGTGAGGCGCTCGCGAACGCACCCGCCGCTTGA
- a CDS encoding HflX-like GTP-binding protein: protein MKQYRNLGDPFDGVDVVLIGLFSAKEKQYEARLDEFAGLVEARGGRVVARFVQRRGASDRWKQRPGGSLRMSQPFSRRTLLTHGKLREIALACREADIDVAVFVNTLTRRQRSVLTEILGCLVLSGDDLAVHGETG, encoded by the coding sequence GTGAAGCAGTACCGGAACCTTGGTGACCCATTCGATGGTGTCGACGTAGTACTCATCGGTCTGTTTTCGGCCAAGGAGAAGCAGTACGAGGCCAGGCTCGACGAGTTCGCCGGTCTGGTCGAGGCCCGTGGTGGCCGGGTGGTGGCCCGTTTTGTCCAGCGCCGGGGCGCGTCTGACCGGTGGAAGCAGCGCCCCGGCGGGTCGCTGCGAATGTCGCAGCCCTTTTCCCGCCGCACACTGCTGACACATGGCAAGCTCCGCGAGATCGCCCTGGCGTGCCGAGAGGCGGACATCGACGTCGCGGTCTTCGTCAACACCTTGACACGCCGCCAGCGGAGTGTCCTGACAGAGATCCTCGGCTGCCTCGTCTTGAGCGGCGACGACCTGGCTGTCCACGGCGAGACCGGGTAG
- the chrA gene encoding chromate efflux transporter: protein MPDIRARAGLGTVLRQWGRIGCVGFGGPPAHIALLRKLCVDEREWLDAREFEDAIAACNLLPGPASTQLAIFCAWRVRGRAGALVGGAAFILPGLVAILALAALFLGDPPTWVRAAGAGAGAAVAAVALQAGTSLVPPGWQRAPQQSSRRRWLAYLLLGAAAAATLGPWLVLLLIGCGLAELVAQRLPAPRPGRTLAVAGLGGGVLAPLVWTALKVGALSYGGGFVIIPLMRADAVDRHHWMTAAEFLNAVALGQITPGPVVHTVAVVGYAAAGVAGGLLAALVAFSPSFAFILLGADRFDRLRANRHVRAFLDGTAPAAIGAILGSAVPLAMSLTALWQFAVLAGAVVLTLVLRRGPVLTLSAAAVAGVLLVLVGAPLPH, encoded by the coding sequence ATGCCGGACATCCGGGCGCGCGCCGGCCTCGGCACCGTCCTGCGGCAGTGGGGCCGGATCGGCTGCGTCGGCTTCGGCGGGCCGCCCGCGCACATCGCCCTGCTGCGCAAACTCTGCGTCGACGAGCGCGAGTGGCTGGACGCGCGGGAGTTCGAGGACGCCATCGCCGCCTGCAACCTGCTGCCCGGCCCGGCCTCCACCCAGCTGGCGATCTTCTGCGCCTGGCGGGTCCGCGGCCGGGCCGGCGCCCTGGTCGGCGGCGCCGCGTTCATCCTGCCCGGCCTGGTCGCCATCCTGGCGCTGGCGGCGCTCTTCCTCGGCGACCCGCCCACCTGGGTCCGGGCCGCCGGCGCCGGGGCCGGCGCGGCGGTCGCCGCCGTCGCCCTGCAAGCCGGCACCAGTCTCGTCCCGCCCGGCTGGCAGCGCGCGCCCCAGCAGAGCAGCCGCCGCCGCTGGCTCGCCTACCTGCTGCTCGGCGCGGCCGCCGCCGCCACGCTCGGCCCCTGGCTGGTGCTGCTGCTGATCGGCTGCGGCCTCGCCGAGCTGGTGGCGCAGCGGCTGCCCGCACCCCGCCCCGGCCGGACCCTGGCGGTCGCCGGTCTCGGCGGCGGTGTGCTCGCCCCGCTCGTCTGGACGGCCCTCAAGGTCGGCGCGCTCTCCTACGGCGGCGGTTTCGTGATCATCCCGCTCATGCGGGCCGACGCTGTCGACCGCCATCACTGGATGACCGCCGCCGAGTTCCTGAACGCCGTCGCCCTCGGCCAGATCACCCCCGGCCCGGTCGTCCACACCGTCGCCGTGGTCGGTTACGCCGCCGCCGGTGTCGCCGGTGGCCTGCTCGCGGCCCTCGTCGCCTTCAGCCCGTCGTTCGCGTTCATCCTGCTGGGCGCCGACCGCTTCGACCGGCTCCGCGCGAACCGTCACGTCCGCGCCTTCCTCGACGGCACCGCGCCCGCCGCGATCGGCGCCATCCTGGGCTCGGCCGTCCCGCTGGCCATGTCCCTGACCGCGCTCTGGCAGTTCGCCGTCCTGGCCGGTGCCGTCGTGCTGACCCTGGTCCTCCGGCGTGGCCCGGTCCTCACCCTGTCCGCCGCGGCGGTCGCCGGCGTCCTGCTGGTCCTGGTAGGCGCTCCGCTTCCGCACTGA
- a CDS encoding VOC family protein — protein sequence MTDGTVHVRYLVDDVQSALDFYTTHLGFTPDRVFPPAFADVRRGNLRLLLSGPDSSAARPMPDGRRPQPGGWNRIHLLVDDIDAEVTRLRSGGVVFRSEVVTGPGGRQIVLDDPAGNPVELFQPAEA from the coding sequence ATGACCGACGGCACCGTGCACGTCCGCTACCTGGTCGACGACGTGCAGTCCGCCCTCGACTTCTACACCACTCACCTGGGGTTCACCCCGGACCGGGTGTTCCCGCCCGCGTTCGCCGACGTCCGCCGGGGCAACCTGCGGCTGCTGCTGTCCGGCCCGGACAGTTCGGCCGCCCGCCCCATGCCGGACGGCCGGCGCCCGCAGCCCGGCGGCTGGAACCGTATTCACCTGCTCGTCGACGACATCGATGCCGAGGTGACCCGGCTGCGGTCCGGCGGCGTGGTGTTCCGCAGCGAGGTGGTGACCGGCCCGGGCGGCCGCCAGATCGTCCTGGACGACCCGGCCGGCAACCCGGTCGAGCTGTTCCAGCCCGCGGAGGCCTGA
- a CDS encoding arsenate reductase/protein-tyrosine-phosphatase family protein, whose amino-acid sequence MNAPPAVLTAAGHPVRWRLLTELARTDLAVRELIELLGQPQSLISYHLGKLRRSELVTARRSTADGRDTYYSLDLTRCAGLLSGAGGALHPALRLRPPATIHRAGARVLFLCTGNSARSPMAEALLRARTAGRVEAHSAGSRPKPIHPHAVTVLAARGIDLTGARPRHLDEFAGQRFDHVITLCDRVKEICPEFPGHRRPTHWSLPEPADLATFEQVADRLDDRIGHLSQLIASAKEAS is encoded by the coding sequence GTGAACGCGCCACCGGCCGTCCTGACCGCCGCCGGGCATCCGGTGCGCTGGCGGCTGCTCACCGAGCTGGCCCGCACCGACCTGGCCGTCCGCGAGCTGATCGAGCTGCTCGGCCAGCCGCAGAGCCTGATCTCCTACCACCTGGGCAAACTGCGCCGCAGCGAGCTGGTCACCGCCCGGCGCAGCACCGCCGACGGCCGCGACACGTATTACTCGCTCGACCTGACCCGGTGCGCCGGCCTGCTGTCCGGGGCCGGCGGGGCGCTACACCCGGCCCTGCGCCTGCGGCCACCCGCGACCATCCACCGGGCCGGCGCCCGGGTGCTCTTCCTGTGCACCGGCAACAGCGCCCGGTCGCCGATGGCCGAGGCGCTGCTGCGCGCGCGGACCGCCGGGCGGGTCGAGGCACACAGCGCCGGCAGCCGTCCCAAGCCGATCCACCCGCACGCGGTCACCGTGCTGGCCGCCCGCGGCATCGACCTGACCGGCGCCCGTCCCCGGCACCTCGACGAGTTCGCCGGCCAGCGGTTCGACCACGTGATCACCCTGTGCGACCGGGTCAAGGAGATCTGCCCGGAGTTCCCCGGCCATCGCCGCCCCACCCACTGGAGCCTGCCGGAGCCGGCCGACCTCGCCACGTTCGAGCAGGTCGCCGACCGGCTGGACGACCGGATCGGTCACCTGTCCCAGCTCATCGCATCCGCGAAGGAGGCGTCATGA
- a CDS encoding YnfA family protein, translating into MTVARSLLLFVLAALAEIGGAWLIWQGWREQRGPWWVAAGVLALGAYGFVATLQPDATFGRILAAYGGVFVAGSLAWGMVVDGFRPDRWDLLGAAICLAGVAVIMYAPRTGQ; encoded by the coding sequence ATGACCGTCGCCCGCTCGCTGCTGTTGTTCGTGCTGGCCGCGCTCGCCGAGATCGGCGGGGCGTGGCTGATCTGGCAGGGCTGGCGGGAGCAGCGCGGCCCGTGGTGGGTCGCGGCCGGCGTGCTCGCCCTGGGCGCCTACGGATTCGTCGCCACCCTGCAGCCGGACGCCACCTTCGGCCGGATCCTCGCCGCCTACGGCGGTGTCTTCGTGGCCGGCTCGCTGGCCTGGGGCATGGTCGTCGACGGGTTCCGCCCGGACCGGTGGGACCTGCTCGGCGCCGCGATCTGCCTGGCCGGCGTCGCCGTCATCATGTACGCGCCGCGCACCGGCCAGTGA
- a CDS encoding alpha/beta fold hydrolase produces the protein MATFVLIHGAGDAGWYWHLVEAELRAHGHHTVAPDLPCDDDAAGLTEYADTVVTAAGDRTGLIVVGQSLGGFVAPLVADRLPVDRVDLVAPMIPAPGEAPADYWANTRYEPAGAFDDVFYQDVPAGLVAEAARHARRQSEARLGEPSPLRAWPDVPTRVLLCRDDRLLPPDHLRRVARERLGVTPDEIDGGHTPALSRPGELAAYLTGSAGAGSGWRCR, from the coding sequence GTGGCCACCTTCGTGCTGATCCACGGTGCCGGCGACGCCGGCTGGTACTGGCACCTGGTCGAGGCGGAGCTGCGCGCCCACGGCCACCACACCGTCGCCCCCGACCTGCCCTGCGACGACGACGCGGCCGGCCTCACCGAGTACGCGGACACGGTGGTCACCGCCGCCGGCGACCGGACCGGCCTGATCGTGGTCGGTCAGTCGCTCGGCGGGTTCGTCGCCCCGCTGGTCGCCGACCGGCTCCCGGTGGACCGCGTCGACCTGGTCGCGCCGATGATCCCGGCGCCCGGGGAGGCGCCCGCCGACTATTGGGCGAACACCCGGTACGAGCCGGCCGGTGCCTTCGACGACGTGTTCTACCAGGACGTTCCGGCCGGCCTGGTGGCGGAGGCGGCCCGGCACGCCCGCCGCCAGTCCGAGGCCCGGCTGGGCGAGCCGTCCCCGCTGCGGGCCTGGCCGGACGTGCCGACCCGGGTGCTGCTCTGCCGCGACGACCGCCTGCTCCCGCCCGATCACCTGCGCCGGGTGGCCCGCGAGCGGCTGGGCGTCACGCCCGACGAGATCGACGGCGGGCACACCCCGGCGCTGAGCCGCCCGGGCGAGCTGGCCGCGTACCTCACAGGAAGTGCAGGTGCTGGATCCGGTTGGCGATGTCGTTGA
- a CDS encoding lipase family protein: protein MSVRKRIAAALLAATIAGAGSAAPAAQAAESRGVTIPDFYTPPATLPADNGALIRTEPLPLALSLPGIDSPLPGRATRIMYRSTDSTGRPVAVTGSYLEPAAPWLGLGPRPLVVLAPGTMGQGDQCSTSLALQRGLVVGADDGQTTISIGYEILAIYRLLAKGIAVVQTDYPGLGTTDRLHTYVNRVDEGHAVLDAARAATALPNTSITTRSGVGLYGYSQGGGAVASAAELQATYAPEVRLKATYAGAPPANLAEVTAAIDGTELAGALGWSVNGFIQSDPELRAVADRYLSDSGRAALADLSTMCVGDAIFGYAGRHSTSWTTTGQSLADIVQAEPALRAFLDEQRIGARKPAGIVRVATGVNDNLVSHGQARTMAADWCKLGGSVVYEPVSLPATGSPLVNHFGPLLTDQGPAVDWLGHRLAGLPAVSTCAILPLQP from the coding sequence ATGTCCGTACGCAAAAGAATTGCTGCCGCGCTGCTTGCCGCAACCATTGCCGGTGCCGGTTCCGCCGCGCCGGCGGCACAGGCCGCCGAGTCGCGCGGGGTGACGATTCCCGATTTCTACACGCCGCCGGCGACCCTGCCCGCGGACAATGGCGCGCTCATTCGCACCGAGCCGCTGCCGCTCGCCCTGTCGCTGCCCGGAATCGATTCCCCGCTGCCCGGCCGGGCGACCCGGATCATGTACCGGTCCACCGACTCGACCGGGCGGCCGGTCGCGGTGACCGGGTCCTATCTGGAGCCGGCGGCACCGTGGCTGGGGCTGGGCCCGCGACCGCTGGTGGTGCTCGCGCCCGGCACGATGGGCCAGGGTGACCAGTGCTCCACCTCGCTCGCCCTGCAGCGCGGCCTGGTCGTCGGGGCCGACGACGGACAGACCACGATCTCCATCGGCTACGAGATCCTGGCCATCTACCGGCTGCTCGCCAAGGGGATCGCGGTGGTGCAGACCGACTATCCGGGGCTGGGCACCACGGACCGGCTGCACACCTATGTCAACCGGGTGGACGAGGGGCACGCGGTGCTGGACGCCGCCCGCGCCGCCACCGCGCTGCCGAACACCTCGATCACCACCCGATCCGGGGTCGGCCTCTACGGATACAGCCAGGGCGGGGGAGCGGTCGCCTCGGCGGCGGAACTGCAGGCCACGTACGCCCCGGAGGTGCGGCTGAAGGCCACCTACGCGGGCGCGCCGCCGGCGAATCTGGCCGAGGTCACGGCGGCGATCGACGGCACCGAACTGGCGGGCGCGCTCGGCTGGTCGGTGAACGGCTTCATCCAGAGCGATCCGGAGCTGCGGGCAGTCGCCGACAGGTACCTGAGCGACTCCGGCCGCGCGGCGCTCGCCGACCTGTCCACCATGTGCGTCGGCGACGCGATCTTCGGGTACGCCGGCCGGCACAGCACCTCCTGGACCACCACCGGCCAGTCCCTCGCCGACATCGTCCAGGCCGAACCGGCTCTGCGCGCCTTCCTCGACGAGCAGCGCATCGGCGCCCGCAAGCCGGCCGGCATCGTCCGGGTCGCCACCGGGGTGAACGACAACCTGGTGTCGCACGGGCAGGCCCGCACGATGGCCGCCGACTGGTGCAAGCTCGGCGGCAGCGTGGTCTACGAGCCGGTCAGCCTGCCCGCCACCGGCAGCCCGCTGGTGAACCACTTCGGACCGCTGCTGACCGACCAGGGCCCGGCGGTGGACTGGCTCGGTCACCGGCTGGCCGGCCTGCCCGCCGTCTCCACCTGCGCGATCCTGCCGCTCCAGCCCTGA
- a CDS encoding ROK family transcriptional regulator has translation MHLAYLRDYHEALVIELARTAPTIERGTVAEATGLTPQAVSKVLARLVEDGVIATAGVRRPALGKPAAVYRLVPESRWAVGAHVSRRTLRLVLVDLAGQVRASAVSPLPADFTPAQLLGELTAGVAALAGDHAPIGVGIGMIGPLDQARGTVRGAHRLRHWDDVPLAALATEALGLPVVLDKDVTAGVTAEAWRRGASFGDAALVMVESGLGAGLWLGGAVHRGAHTNAGEFGHSVVQLDGPPCVCGRRGCLEAVHDRAGDPAVAAAVLGTGVVNLLQTLDLGHVVLAGADLLRHGEIYRAAVAEAVRTQVPRADWLTVEVSLTGLGTDAIAAGAAMQVLNARYGLPAR, from the coding sequence GTGCACCTGGCTTACCTGCGGGACTACCACGAGGCCCTGGTCATCGAGCTGGCCCGGACCGCGCCGACGATCGAGCGTGGCACGGTCGCCGAGGCCACCGGATTGACCCCGCAGGCGGTCTCCAAGGTGCTGGCCCGGCTCGTCGAGGACGGGGTGATCGCGACGGCCGGGGTGCGGCGGCCGGCGCTGGGCAAGCCGGCGGCGGTGTACCGGCTGGTTCCGGAGAGCCGATGGGCGGTCGGGGCGCACGTGAGCCGGCGGACGTTGCGGCTGGTGCTGGTCGACCTGGCCGGGCAGGTGCGCGCCTCGGCGGTGAGCCCGCTGCCGGCCGACTTCACGCCGGCGCAGCTGCTCGGCGAGCTGACCGCCGGTGTCGCGGCGCTGGCCGGGGACCATGCGCCGATCGGCGTGGGGATCGGGATGATCGGGCCACTGGACCAGGCGCGGGGGACGGTCCGGGGTGCGCACCGGTTGCGGCACTGGGACGACGTGCCGCTCGCCGCGCTGGCCACCGAGGCGCTCGGGCTGCCGGTGGTGCTGGACAAGGACGTGACGGCCGGGGTGACGGCGGAGGCGTGGCGGCGGGGTGCCTCGTTCGGGGACGCGGCGCTGGTGATGGTGGAGAGCGGGCTCGGGGCGGGACTGTGGCTCGGCGGGGCGGTGCACCGGGGGGCGCACACCAACGCGGGGGAGTTCGGGCACAGCGTGGTGCAGCTCGACGGGCCGCCGTGCGTGTGCGGGCGGCGCGGCTGCCTGGAGGCGGTGCACGACCGGGCCGGCGACCCGGCGGTGGCCGCCGCGGTGCTGGGCACCGGCGTGGTGAATCTGCTGCAGACCCTCGACCTGGGGCATGTGGTGCTGGCCGGGGCGGATCTGCTGCGGCACGGCGAGATCTATCGGGCCGCGGTGGCGGAGGCGGTGCGGACCCAGGTGCCGCGGGCCGACTGGTTGACCGTCGAGGTGAGCCTGACCGGGCTGGGGACCGACGCGATCGCGGCGGGGGCGGCCATGCAGGTGCTCAACGCCCGCTACGGATTGCCCGCCCGCTGA